One genomic region from Vanacampus margaritifer isolate UIUO_Vmar chromosome 2, RoL_Vmar_1.0, whole genome shotgun sequence encodes:
- the nol7 gene encoding U3 small nucleolar RNA-associated protein NOL7, producing the protein MAPKHRGVANSSSKTDRSDETTKSWSMDFASSDDEAPEEVTFEDSKAQAMRSVKQALESARREKDLLKEKRKRRQELFQEQKKRKLLSAKLLEEIDSSQKQSQQDAEAAFEEEEEENEMKQQKLKHIKKLEGNCQVTTVNSQTLASVQQKAAKDFLHSRLYGAGSFRTTSNELLSLQNKTARSKGAAFRFVKSQWAPEKKSKAEKLKLRWLHKQAPSS; encoded by the exons ATGGCGCCCAAACATCGTGGCGTTGCAAACAGCTCGTCCAAAACGGATAGAAGCGACGAGACGACGAAGAGCTGGAGTATGGACTTCGCCTCTAGCGACGACGAGGCGCCCGAGGAGGTCACCTTTGAGGACTCCAAGGCCCAGGCGATGCGGAGCGTCAAGCAGGCCCTGGAAAGTGCGAGAAG GGAGAAGGACCTGCTGAAggagaagaggaaaaggaggcAGGAACTGTTCCAGGAGCAGAAG AAGAGAAAACTTCTTTCTGCCAAACTTCTGGAGGAAATCGACTCGTCACA AAAGCAGAGCCAGCAAGATGCCGAAGCGGCGtttgaagaggaagaggaggagaacgaGATGAAGCAGCAAAAACTCAAACACATCAAAAA GCTGGAGGGGAACTGCCAAGTGACGACAGTGAATTCTCAAACGTTGGCGTCGGTTCAACAGAAGGCGGCCAAGGATTTCCTCCATTCGCGGCTATACGGCGCGGGAAGTTTCCGTACCACCA GCAACGAGCTGCTGTCTCTTCAAAATAAGACGGCGCGGAGCAAAGGCGCGGCATTCCGCTTCGTCAAGAGCCAATGGG CTCCCGAGAAAAAGAGCAAAGCGGAGAAGCTGAAGCTGCGCTGGCTTCACAAGCAGGCTCCCTCCAGCTGA
- the epdr1 gene encoding mammalian ependymin-related protein 1 — protein sequence MLQLILVPLLLLLGSMHLRQAEVEASAAGATPCQAPLQWEGRWVVYDHGTGRNNRAAVSYDAQNHRLRVLQQHKKHTPCQRYFEFIYLFESKLMFQIDQKTGECAKVETAEAWDPFDIPDNSTFEDQYIIGGPGDNVEVQEWSDRKPARKHETWVGVYTLRDCYPVQETYIKNSSVTTSTRFFNLQLGISDPDVFTPPPSCQSARPLAMAHTRC from the exons ATGCTGCAGTTGATCCTCGTGccgctcctgctgctgcttggCTCGATGCATCTCCGGCAGGCGGAGGTTGAGGCGTCGGCCGCCGGAGCGACGCCCTGCCAGGCCCCCCTGCAGTGGGAGGGCAGGTGGGTCGTGTACGACCACGGCACCGGCAGGAACAACCGGGCCGCGGTGTCCTACGACGCGCAGAACCACCGACTGCGGGTTCTGCAGCAGCACAAGAAGCACACGCCGTGTCAGAG ATACTTTGAGTTCATCTACTTGTTCGAGAGCAAGCTGATGTTCCAGATCGACCAGAAGACGGGCGAGTGCGCCAAGGTGGAGACGGCCGAGGCCTGGGACCCCTTCGACATTCCCGACAACTCCACCTTCGAGGACCAGTACATCATCGGCGGCCCCGGCGACAACGTGGAGGTGCAGGAGTGGTCCGACAGGAAGCCCGCGCGCAAAC atGAGACGTGGGTGGGCGTGTACACGCTGCGCGACTGCTACCCGGTTCAGGAGACGTACATCAAGAACAGCAGCGTCACCACATCCACGCGCTTCTTCAACCTGCAGCTGGGCATCAGCGACCCCGACGTCTTCACGCCGCCGCCCAGCTGCCAGTCGGCCCGACCGCTCGCCATGGCTCACACGCGCTGCTGA
- the znf622 gene encoding cytoplasmic 60S subunit biogenesis factor ZNF622, translated as MSSYTCISCRVAFSDGEVQRAHYKSDWHRYNLKRKVADMPPVSADNFQERVLSQRAAAESQPSDTAEACVVCNKKFSSANAYRNHLGSQRHRQAERQQVDKLNRKNLEKGLGGQDKADRDARNEALQQALKEQRRAGRLGTAGEEEAAPGRSKQEKPPRLVWLEEQAKRRKREEGDAAEDAQDEWEDMDDDDDDDDDDDDDDDDVGEEDQEGCSSASSERQRAADVALAGSIPVRDCLFCSHHSKSLLRNVAHMTRVHSFFIPDLRYLADLRGLLRYLGEKVGAGNVCLWCNEKGRSFYSTEAVQSHMTDKSHCKLFTDGDAALEFADFYDFRSSYPDRGGGHDDDGDDDGDDDDDDDDDDSELPDDKNIQYDDDTMELTLPSGARIGHRSLIRYYKQRFGTERTLALSHSRNAVGRVLRQYKALGWGGDAGPVGARHARRDMQYVQMMKSKWMLKMGMSHNATRQKHFRPQVIF; from the exons ATGTCGTCGTACACGTGCATCAGCTGCCGCGTGGCGTTCTCCGACGGCGAGGTGCAGCGCGCCCACTACAAAAGCGACTGGCATCGCTACAACCTGAAGCGAAAGGTCGCCGACATGCCGCCCGTCAGCGCCGACAATTTCCAGGAGCGCGTCCTGTCGCAGCGCGCCGCCGCCGAGAGCCAACCGAGCGACACCGCCGAGGCCTGCGTGGTCTGCAACAAAAAGTTCTCCAGCGCCAACGCCTACCGCAACCATCTGGGCTCGCAGCGCCACCGGCAGGCCGAGCGCCAGCAGGTGGACAAGCTCAACCGGAAGAACCTGGAGAAAGGGCTCGGCGGCCAAGACAAGGCGGACCGAGACGCCAGGAACGAGGCTCTGCAGCAGGCCCTCAAGGAGCAACGGAGGGCCGGGCGGCTCGGGACGGCCGGGGAGGAAGAGGCGGCGCCGGGGAGGAGCAAGCAGGAAAAACCTCCGCGGCTGGTGTGGCTGGAGGAGCAGGCCAAGAGGAGAAAGCGCGAGGAAGGCGATGCCGCCGAGGACGCCCAGGACG AGTGGGAGGACatggatgatgacgatgacgacgacgacgacgatgacgacgacgatgacgatgtCGGTGAGGAGGACCAGGAAGGATGCTCGAGCGCCTCGTCGGAGCGGCAGCGGGCGGCAGACGTCGCCCTCGCCGGTTCCATCCCCGTTAGGGACTGTCTGTTCTGCTCGCATCATTCCAAGTCGCTGTTGCGCAACGTGGCCCACATGACCCGCGTTCACAGCTTCTTCATCCCGGACCTTCGCTACCTGGCGGACCTCAGGGGTCTGCTCCGTTACCTCG GCGAGAAAGTGGGCGCGGGGAACGTGTGCCTGTGGTGCAACGAGAAGGGGCGCTCGTTTTACTCCACGGAAGCCGTGCAGAGTCACATGACGGACAAAAGTCACTGCAAGCTCTTCACGGACGGGGACGCCGCGCTGGAGTTTGCCGACTTCTACGACTTCAG GAGCAGCTACCCTGACAGAGGGGGGGGGCacgacgacgacggcgacgacgacggcgacgacgacgacgacgacgacgacgacgacagcgAGCTTCCCGACGACAAGAATATCCAATACGATGACGACACGATGGAGCTCACACTCCCGTCAG GCGCCCGGATCGGCCACCGTTCCCTCATTCGGTATTACAAGCAGCGCTTTGGGACGGAGAGGACGCTGGCCCTGAGTCACAGCAGGAACGCGGTGGGACGCGTCCTGCGCCAGTACAAAGCGCTCGGATGGGGCGGCGACGCAG GCCCGGTTGGCGCGCGTCACGCTCGTCGCGACATGCAGTACGTGCAGATGATGAAGTCCAAGTGGATGCTGAAGATGGGAATGAGTCACAACGCCACCAGGCAGAAACACTTCCGCCCGCAGGTCATCTTCTGA
- the tmem71 gene encoding transmembrane protein 71 — translation MSLFFSGAVTSSPIKRRLRSSSAHQSLDASLLSPDSSYFCYPSWTPSDGGVPSRCCRRSPRLLTNGYYAVTDDSFLWDEDGNVSLTSCAASVSYKEKVFRVFRRRRRKVGRSLARLLSDVTESCQTWLDSRVFGGVFRNQQQVLDPKKDHGEQDQDWAHEEGLTLLEEPSWSGPVRSRADDGCGFFAYDHSKVAPPPDKEAPPPKQTTMIQEEICSEVCQSSESLAQSLGGLSELRPPSAFYANVCRQPDDAPQRAGITPKTLFALVFAFFVFMTLCSGCLLATAACAITATYLCARRSTRLGGGWRRAKTEDITSRNE, via the exons ATGTCGCTCTTCTTCTCTGGAGCGGTCACCA GTTCACCAATAAAACGGCGCCTGAGGTCAAGCTCCGCCCACCAGAG CCTGGACGCATCCCTGCTGTCTCCCGACTCATCGTACTTCTGCTACCCGTCGTGGACCCCGTCGGATGGCGGCGTCCCTTCCCGCTGCTGCCGCCGCTCGCCCCGCCTCCTCACCAACGGCTACTACGCCGTGACCGACGACAGCTTCCTGTGGGACGAAGACGGCAACGTGTCGCTGACGTCCTGCGCCGCCAGCGTGTCCTACAAGGAGAAGGTTTTCAG AGTGTTCCGGAGGCGGCGACGTAAAGTGGGCCGGTCGCTGGCTCGCCTGCTGAGCGACGTCACCGAGAGCTGCCAGACCTGGCTGGACAGCCGAGTCTTTGGGGGCGTCTTTCGGAACCAGCAGCAGGTTCTGGACCCAAAGAAAGACCACGGCGAGCAGGACCAGGACTGGGCTCATGAGGAAGGATTGACTTTGCTGGAAGAGCCGAGCTGGTCCGGCCCGGTCCGATCCCGAGCGGACGATGGCTGCGGCTTCTTCGCTTACG ACCACAGCAAAGTGGCACCCCCTCCTGACAAAGAGGCCCCGCCCCCCAAGCAGACGACGATGATCCAGGAAGAGATTTGCTCGGAAGTCTGCCAATCGAGCGAGAGCTTGGCCCAGTCGCTAGGCGGACTTTCGGAGCTCCGGCCTCCTTCGGCCTTTTACGCCAACGTCTGCCGGCAGCCCGACGACGCGCCTCAACGCGCAG gcATAACACCGAAGACCCTTTTCGCGTTGGTCTTTGCCTTCTTCGTCTTCATGACGCTCTGCTCGGG GTGTTTGTTGGCGACGGCAGCGTGTGCAATAACGGCCACGTATTTGT GTGCGAGGAGGTCAACACGGCTGGGAGGAGGTTGGCGGCGCGCCAAAACCGAG GACATCACATCACGCAACGAGTGA